A window of Candidatus Deferrimicrobiaceae bacterium genomic DNA:
CATCTGCTGGTACAGGTCGGCGCTTTTCAGGATCGCCTTGGAGGGGATGCAGCCCCAGTTCACGCAGACGCCTCCCGGCTTGTCCCTCTCCACCACCGCCACCCGCAGGCCGAGCTGCGCCGCCCGGATCGCGGCCACGTACCCGCCCGGTCCCGCACCGATCACCACGAGGTCGAACTTCCTCATCGGCATCCCTCACGCAGGAGAAATCGATTCGATCCGCAAAATGACGTCGTTCATGAACCGGGTGGCCGTTCCCCCGTCGATCAGCCGGTGGTCGAACGAGAGGCTCAGGTACATCATGTCGCGGGGGACGACCTTCCCGTCCCGGACGACGGGGCGTTTCACGATCTTGTGGACGCCCAGGATCGCCGCTTCGGGGACATGGATCACGGGATAGCTGAACAGCCCCCCGATCGACCCGATGCTTGTGATCGTGAAGGTGCTCCCGGAGAGGTCGGACAGAGGAAGCGTTCCGTTGCGCGCCCCCTCCGCAAGCCGTTCGATCTCCCGGGCGATCTCCACGATCGTCTTCTCCCCCGCCTCGCGGATGACCGGGACGACGAGCCCGTCCTCGCTATCCACGGCCATCCCGATGTCATACCGCTTCTTGCGCACGATCTCGCCGCGGGACTCGTCGAGCGACGCGTTCATCGCGGGATAAGCGCGCAGCGCCGTGACGACGGCCTGGACGAGGAAGGGAAGGATCGTGATCTTTACCCCCTCCTTCGCCCCGATCTTCCTCAGGTCCTCCCGCATCGCGAGGAGGTTCGTGGCGTCCGCTTCGTCGACGAGGAGCGCGTGGGGGACCGTCGACTTGGAAAGAACCATCTTCTTGGCGGCCATCCGGCGCTTTCCCCGGAAGGGGATGCGCTCCTCCGTCCCCGGTGCGTCGGGAGGAGCGGCCGGAGCGCGGGCGGCTTCGCGTACATCCTCCTCGGTCACGCGCCCTTCCGGGCCCGTCCCGGAAACGGTCGAGATGTCCACGCCGTGGTCCCTGGCCAGCTTGCGCACTCCGGGAATGGCCAGGACATCCCCTCCCGGGGAAGATGGTTTTGCGGCCGCGGAGGATTCCTCTGCGGCCACTTCGATGACGGCCAGGACCTCCCCGACCTGCACGACCTGTCCGGGCTGCGCCACGATTTTCGCCAGAACGCCGGTCACGGGGGACGGCATCTCCATCGCCGCCTTGTCGGTCAGGATCTCGACCAGCAGGTCGTCCTCCTTGACGAGGGTCCCTTCGGCGACCAGCCAGCGGACGATCTCTCCTTCCGCGACCCCTTCCCCGATGTCGGGAAGCCGAAGTTCGAACTCCACCCGGAACCCTCCTCTTTTCGCATCCCCGCATAAAGAAAAATCATATTCCGAATTGCGGATGCTTTGCCGGAAAAACGACCCCTGGTCTTACGGCTTGATGACCACCATCTTGATGCTGGTCATCTCCTCGACCGCGAACCGGACCCCTTCCCGGCCCAGGCCGCTCAGCTTGTTGCCGCCGTACGGCATGTGGTCCACCCGGAAGATGGAGGTGTCGTTGATCATGATCCCGCCCACGTTGATCCGGTCGACCGCGTACATCGCCTTCCGCAGGTCGTTCGTGTAGACCCCGGCCTGCAGTCCGTACGGGGAGTCCTCGACCATCGCGACCGCGTTCTCGAAGGTATCGTACTCGTAGATCGAGACGAGGGGGGCGAACGCCTCCTGGCACATGACCTTCATCTCGGGGCGGGCGTTGACGAGGACCGTCGGGTAGAGGACCCTCCCCTCCCGCTTCCCGCCGATCAGCACCTTCGCCCCTTCGGAGACC
This region includes:
- a CDS encoding FAD-dependent oxidoreductase gives rise to the protein MRKFDLVVIGAGPGGYVAAIRAAQLGLRVAVVERDKPGGVCVNWGCIPSKAILKSADLYQQM
- a CDS encoding dihydrolipoamide acetyltransferase family protein, with product MEFELRLPDIGEGVAEGEIVRWLVAEGTLVKEDDLLVEILTDKAAMEMPSPVTGVLAKIVAQPGQVVQVGEVLAVIEVAAEESSAAAKPSSPGGDVLAIPGVRKLARDHGVDISTVSGTGPEGRVTEEDVREAARAPAAPPDAPGTEERIPFRGKRRMAAKKMVLSKSTVPHALLVDEADATNLLAMREDLRKIGAKEGVKITILPFLVQAVVTALRAYPAMNASLDESRGEIVRKKRYDIGMAVDSEDGLVVPVIREAGEKTIVEIAREIERLAEGARNGTLPLSDLSGSTFTITSIGSIGGLFSYPVIHVPEAAILGVHKIVKRPVVRDGKVVPRDMMYLSLSFDHRLIDGGTATRFMNDVILRIESISPA